The Malus sylvestris chromosome 3, drMalSylv7.2, whole genome shotgun sequence genomic sequence tgtggatgcatatcattctcgtcgtacgaagtttgaatcaaacttcctgcaagtggacgaaccggagactacaaagatggaggtttctgattttcaggaggataccactcctatggaagattagaatcttagacatagacttatttttcaattaaaataagacaattggggccgaattccaccttgtggccgaaccccaccttgttttttggttgattttgaacaattttcctttatgttttggattattagttggcgatttattttggatattaagttttttccttgaataaatgaaattattttgaattgatacttgtttttataaacttttatgcatgtgaccgattcaaattaatttttcattctaggtatgactagtgggaaagttagttgtctggcagatagtgcaaccacgcatactgttttgcgtgaacgcatctatttcattaacttcgtacctaagaatgcacctctgacaaccctctcaggcccatccaacctgatcgaaggatacggtaaggcacgtataatgttgtccaatggtacaatcttgaccattgctgaggcactctattctccacgttccggaagaacgttactaagtttcaaggacattagagataacaattaccacgctgaaacccacgtagaaaacggagttgaatttctgtgcgtaacttcctacgaatatggccagaagcgtattctagagaagatggagcgtaacccgagtggtctgtatattacgaccatacgccccatagaatgccactatgtggccggccctaccacagggaccgcgcacgaaattacactttggcatgatcgtttgggacatcctggacgaatagcgatgcgccgtatcctcaaaacttcacacgggcatccactaacccgaagcttaggttcgatccatgaaattgcatgtcaaacatgttctatgggaaagcttattactaagccttcttatgacaagattcgttcgaatcctcccatttttctacaacggattcagggggacatttgtggaccgattcaacctccctgcggaccatttagatattttatggttttggttgacgcttctacacgttggtcacacgtgtgcttgttgtccacaaggaacgctgcattctccaaactgttggctcaggttatcaagctcagggctcaccaccctgattatccgatcaaatctattcgattggataatgctggagaattcacatctaaaacttttgatgactattgcatgtcggttggggttgaagttgaacatcctgtaccccatgttcacacccagaacggcctggcagaggctttcattaagcgtttacaaatgattgctcgatcgttggtcatacgtaccaagctcccgatcgctgcttggggccatgcaatattgcacgcagcaaagttggtccgcctgaggcctgttgcgacataaccatttagtgcccttcagttggtcaccggatgcgaacccgacatatcgcatctgcgcgttttttgttgtgcggtctatgtgccgatttcgccgcccttacgtacaaaaatggggcctcagcgaaggatgggaatctatgtcggatatgattctccttcgattattcgttacttagaacctttgacaggcgatttgtttaccgctcgtttcgcggattgtcacttctatgagacagtcttcccgtcgttagggggagataagaacgtcaacgttcctaatgaacgacgcgaattatcgtggatgactcccactttgtctcatttagatccccgcaccgctcagtctgaagctgaagtgcagcgcatattagatctccagagcatagctcagagcatgccagatgctttcaccgatctagcgcgcatgacaagatcacatattccagctgcgaatacgcctgcaaagatggatgtaccaaatgtacgacggactaccctcctggaagcccgggacgccaattctggtgatccacgtacattagcggctagccaatcatctgcccctacacaaaagcgtggcagaccccttggttcaaaggattcacacccccggaagaggaaaaccacggcacaaggtcctgaagagcctaccgtgaatccgactatcgcttactcattttacccaactcatgaggaaattctagattatgtaagcgtccttgaagagacgaatcctcctcccgagaatcgtgagatttcggtctattatgctagcttagatgatgtgtggcgtagaaatgagatgattgtcgacgatgcattagcatttgcagtagctactgagatcatgttgagcgatgacattgaaccgcgttccgttgatgaatgtcgacgtagagctgattggtcaaactggaaacaatcaatccaagtcgaacttgattcacttgcgaaacgtaaggtgtttggacctgtagttcctactcctccacatgtgaagcccgttggctacaagtgggttttcgttcggaagcgtaatgagaagaacgaaattgtgcgttacaaagctcgtcttgtagcacaaggtttctcacaacgccccgggattgactatgacgaaacttactcacccgttatggatgtgattacttttcgataccttatcagtttggtagtttccgaaaaattggatatgcagctgatggacgtagtaaccgcgtatctctatggggatcttgatacggaaatttatatgaaagttcccgaaggacttacattgactggttcaaatatttccaaaccccggaacacgctctcaattcggctgaggcgttcactatacggtttgaaacaatccggaagaatgtggtataaccgtttaagtgagtatttgactagtcagggatatgtgaataacgaactatgcctttgtgtgttcattaagaagtcacattccggatttgcgattgttgcagtatatgtcgatgacatgaatctcatcggaactcctgaagagctcgcgagaactgcttcgcacctgaagtcggaatttgagatgaaagatctaggtaagactcgatactgtctcggtctcgagatagagcattgttcggatggaatcctagtacatcaatcgaactacacccagaaggtgttgcgccgttttaatgaggataaagcgaagtcttcgagtactcctatggttgttcgtacgctagatgcaaagcgagatcccttccgtccgaaggaggatgatgaagagattttggagcctgaagttccttatctaagtgcgataggcgctttattgtacttagctcaatgcactagacccgacatctccttcgctgttaatcttttggcaagatacagcaatgcaccaacacacagacattggactggcgtgaaagacatcttccgttaccttaagggtactacggatttgggcttattctatccctacgaatcctcgagtgatgccgcaccctatgctcatcgggttgattctcgccttgttggttatgccgacgctggatacttatctgatccgcacaaggcgcgttctcaaacgggttatgtctttaccgttggaggcaccgcaatatcttggaggtcaactaaacagaccttagttgccacttcgtctaaccatgctgaaattctcgccttacatgaagcaactcgggaatgcttttggttgagagcagtagtgggccatattcgaagctcctgtgatcttcatcccgccgttaatgccccgacgacgatttttgaagacaacgcagcttgcatcgaacagctcaagaagggttacatcaaaggagacaacaccaagcatattgcgccgaagttcttctttacacatcaacaacaagagcatcagaagattgaagtcacgcaaatccgatcacaagacaatctggccgacctcttcaccaaatcactaccgaaggtgacgtttcagaagcttgttcatggaattggtatgcgtaaactttctgagttgtaactttgctatttctctgtggaattatgtcaaactcagggggagtatcttctagatacttgcttgatcttaatgtactctttttccctacgattaggagcatttttcccactgggtttttgctacctaactaggttttaacgaggcacccaccttgggctggtcatatccctgatgacgtcctgtagacgtttcttttgactttgcatttctcacgcatttttccttagactatggattttgtccctacttgggtttttgccatagccttagggttttttagtgagacttactacttatgcaagttcctaccttattgagaataagcgttgttccttggaatcaatgccaacgagtcgacttcctcaacttctgcatgatgctgaatctaccttgagtatttacccactcaagggggagtgttgtaaacattcctagtttaagtatgattgtgtaaatcttagataagatttgattctagttatcctttcctattacaacttgtattacttggagaagaaggaatatcttctctccctttactactataaataaaggcacaatgtaggagggataacaacacacacattcccctacaattctacaaacacacctctctctcctctctctctctgccgccggccctagtccctctgtcaaataaaatagaccacaacaagatatagttttataaaatatataatttcatacTGAATTGATGGGTGTGTGGGATTATAGGGATCAATAGCCTTGTGGGCCTACtcctatttatatatattatatttattgTGTTGATTAgatttttatataatatttttttatataactacatttaatataaaattattcTGGGGGCCCCTCAAATTTTGGGGTCCTGTGCAAAGCAACCTATTAGACTCGTCCAAAGCCGGCACTGATGCTAATCTGCCCCATACATTCAAATGTAAATTAGATACTTCAGTAAATTTTTTCACacatgcatggataatagttTAGACAGAGCTTAGCAACATAACATATCAAACTAGTTTGTAACTTGTGTctctataaataaataaccaCAACACATATGTGGGATAAGTTAGTTGGTCATGACAGATGCCTCCCTTTTACCATCTTTCACCCAAGTTCGAATATCCCCTTCTTACTAGAATAATTTACAATATCGTTTTGTaaaaaacgaaaacaaaaatttTCCACAAGTACCCACTTATTTATTGACACGTTTGTAAGAACTTCAAACTAAAAGCCCACAATCTCTTCAGCCCAAATACGATGCGAATTGATCCAGCCCAACCCAATACAAAGCTGGACGTGAAATTGAGCTCAACGTCCGTCACTCCTCCTCTGAAATTGGGGTTTTACAGAGGTTTTAGGGTTTCGAAACGAAACACACAGACGAACAGAGAACAAAAATGTCAGCTTCGATCGCCGGAAGATCGACAATTCTGCGCACGTTTTGCCAAGCAgcaacatcaacaacaagaacaagaaTTTCAGCAGCGCCATGCCCTTCGATTCCGTCCAATTTCATGGCTCGTCGCTCCTCTTCCTCAAGGTAGTTTCTTTCTTtgacatatgtatatatattgtgtATATACACATTTGAAATGTATATGAATGTAATAATCTTGTTTATATTTGCATTGGAAGGCTGTTGCGCCGAGAATTGAGCTCTCTTCAACCTCTCCACAATGCCATTGCGTCCGCTTGCCTTATCTCCAAGCTTCCGGCCCTGGCCACCTCCTCCGAAGGTCCTTAATGTCCTCATTTTCTATTAATTTGGTGTTTTTGCATCCATGTTTACGTCTTCCTATCCGTTTACCGGCGTGTCGTTTGCTAATTGTCATTCAGCCCGTAATCTTGTTATATCATATGATGTCCATCCCTCGAGATAAGGCAATTAACAAGCGGCACGTCCTTTAAGAAGGTTAATCTCTAACCAGAAAAGAAAACTAACAGGGGTAAATTTCATTGAATGCAGTACGATAAATTAGCATCCTTTCTCATTGATTGGTTAAATTGTCTATACTGGATAAAGGATAGTAGTATTGTAATATGCACCGTGTTTAGTGACTATATCTCTCACAGAGGTGAGACATACTTGCACAGGTGGGTTTCAGCTTTATCAGAGATGTGGTCAGAGAGTTTGTTAGTGAATATGTTACAACTTACAAGTAGTTTTGTTCAAAAGTTAGGAATTAGAACTTAACGTGGGATGAGGAATTTAAGGGGAAAACTAAGcataaacaaattttttttgggaACATTCTTGGTTTATGCTGTCAAGCATCTGTTgtcaaaaccaaatgaaaaaataaCAAAAGGAAAGAATCATATGGCAACATTACCTGATTTATGTGCTGAGGTGTgagtttgaactttgaacttTCGGTTTTCTTCTTTTACAGCTTTATTAGTTGTTATTGGGAGTTACCTGATGGTACTATGTTTTTCTTTCTTACCCTGGTCCACAGGCAGATTTGTGAACTATATCAGTCCTATCTAGGAGCATGTGCATGCTGAAATCAAGAGTTCTCCTTCTATTCTTGAATTTGCTGATAAGTTTCTTTCGAAAGCCGAAATGCTTGTCTTTCGAGGTGAACTGCTGAGCATGCATGTTTTGAATTAAAAAGCAAATCTTTTGCATCTCCTGAAATTCTTCTAGTTTGTTACATGGGAGTTCAATTTAACATTCACGAGTTAGATGATGTACTTGTATTGTTTTGAAGTAATGTCATGTTAAATTTGTATCAAAGTAATCAATAAAATATGAGATGAGGTGAtggtttatttttgggaaaataCTTTACTAAAAGGGATGTTGATGTTGGAATGATAAGGCCTAAAGTCTAGGTCTGAATTGTTCCTCCTTCATTTATTGGGGTACAATGTCTGAATTGTTTGTGAACCTAGCCTTCCTTTTTCATATAATTGATTTGTGAGAGAAATTTTCTTATGAGAGATCGACATGTCTCTTTACCTCTATTTGCTTAAGAGGCAAGTATATTAGTATCTATTGAACTGGCTGCTTTCTGTAGAGTTGCATGCAACTTTATGTAGTAGCAACTGGCAAGACGAAAAGAATGCAAGGTTATCAACTAGTCTTGCAAAGCGTTTGGTTACTAAGCGGTAGTTACTTTACTATGTTAGAGACACGGTGGTTTTGGGATTGTTGAAGTTTGTTGGCTTCCTATTTTAAGCACAAAACAGAAGGGTTGTCTCGGAGTTAAAAAGTTGTTTTGCTTTCTCGAATAATTAGATTGACTTGTCTTTTTGGTCTGAATTATCTTTCTTAGACGCATATTATCCATCGTTTTCAGTCATTTGTACTTGTTTCTTTGCATAAATCTATTATTAGTTGTTGGATTAGAGGTTTGGTACACTTTCCTATTTTTAAAATCACTCCCATGACACCTTTACTGATATTTGCCGAGTAACAATCGATCATTCCTTGCTTTTCTTGTTTCACTTCGATCCTTAAATGATATAGCACTTGTtggaacttttttttatttgtgcaTGCGGATGAGTTATTTACTTGGAGATGAACTTTGATTTCAAAGCTAATGAGCCTAGATCTCAGTTAATTTTGCCAGTAATATGTGTAAACAACAATGTTAGGATTGAGTAATTTGCCTGATTGCCATTGTGCCAAGatgatttgcttttttttttgacaCAAATAGTTTCAGAGAGGTGAGACTTGGTGGTAGATGCTATATAAGTGACCAAAGTGTGATGAAACCTGAAAGAATTGAGACACAAAATTCAACTCTGCAGCGTACAATGACTACATAGGAAATGATAAACACACCCTTTTTAGCCTACCACAAGTTCCTGTTTAATCTTGtctcttgtttttgtttgtgttttattgaaTCCAATAGTTAGAAATAAAAAGAAGTGTGAGAGATACTAAAAATAGTGTGCGAAAATCACCTCTCGGCTAGCTAGTAGGTTTGGAAAATCAAATCTTCCCACGCATCATCTTCCACTTTGATGTAAAACAACAGATAGAGCTACCCAGCTGCTCCTACACAATCCTCTGCGATGCAAATGCAGAGTAGAAGAAGAGCGAACTGGATCGGCCCAATAGCATAACCTCTTTTCAGTTGTGCTAAAACTTCTACACACTTCTTGATACAGTTCATTCATGTTACGTGTTTTATTTAGGATGATGCTATCTACACACTTCTTTTTACCTTCTACACTCtcatcccaaattttgatagtTGGATCGAATCAATTGAAGATGATTAAATGATAAGAAATTAACAGGGTGTGTGGAAGGTAAAAAAATATTGGatggatagcaccaccctttATTGATACCTTCTAGTCTCATTATATCACCCTTATAGACTCATCATTTTACCCCTATATACCCATCAATTTTTGAGGTTAGTTAGTTCAGCATTTAGATGTTTCAGAATCATTAGAACATGTACATGGAGTTCACCGAGAGTTCATGAAATTAGAACTTAGAACCTCCTTCAACCGTTCAACGTAGAACGAGTTCATACCCAGAAACTAAATGGTAATTAGCAAGATGGATTATGATACACTATAATAACAATATGCGACAAGCATCGAGTGAGGTGATAATACTACACTATGATTAAAAGTGGTGAGCAAAAAGGCATgcaatttcaacaccaaaacatttAAACACATGTACACTTGaacataaaaaaagaaaagaaaaaggaacggTTTGGTCAGCAACATATTCATAGGGATTTTTATCTAAAAGTGTCTATAAGATTAACATAACTACTTATTTTGATCCTTGAAATTTAACATCGATAAAAATGGttcctgagtttgtccaccgtcaatcattttgatcattccgtaaaaaatcttcattaaataaaaataaattgacaaaaatactcttaaatataaaaatagtaATACAAATGTGCCGACAAATGAAGCtgattatattatattttctgaaatataatattattctaATGATGCAGGAATTGAATGGGAATTTCAAAAGTCAGTTTTTCATTGTTAATCTTCATTTAACAAACTAAATGGACTTTTACCAACTTCCAAGAAGCAACAAATGCATCAAGTATTTAAGGTATCTACGGagaccaaatttgtaaattagatttgcaaattaaatgatatgtcaccaataaaaattaAGTACGTTAATCAACGCTTAGGTATTAATCGAATCATCAACttttatgtcatttagtttacaaaatttagtctacaaatttagtctccctaacattacccttaaTTAGATGCATGCAATATCTTTGACTTAATTGGCAGATGCAGATACAGTGCATTATTATTTCAATCATATTAAAAATAACATAGACTAACTTGGAAGCCTAAGTTTTCTCatggctttatatatataattaagtaGTAGATGAGATGTCATATTAAATTTGGTTGATAAATTAATTGCCCAAATATTCAACTATCCCAC encodes the following:
- the LOC126614398 gene encoding uncharacterized protein LOC126614398, yielding MSASIAGRSTILRTFCQAATSTTRTRISAAPCPSIPSNFMARRSSSSRLLRRELSSLQPLHNAIASACLISKLPALATSSEGRFVNYISPI